Proteins from a genomic interval of Solea solea chromosome 10, fSolSol10.1, whole genome shotgun sequence:
- the LOC131466956 gene encoding cytoplasmic phosphatidylinositol transfer protein 1-like, whose protein sequence is MLMKEYRICMPLTVEEYRIGQLYMISKHSHEQSDRGEGVEVVQNIPFEDPTHGQGQFTEKRVYLNSKLPTWARAVVPKIFYVTEKAWNYYPYTITEYTCSFLPKFSIHIETKYEDNKGCNDNIFDTELKDQEREVCFVDIAYDEIPERYYKESEDLRYFKSEKTSRGILQEGWRDTHNPIMCSYKLVTVKFEVWGLQTRVEQFVHKVIRDVLLLGHRQAFAWVDEWIDMTMDEVREFERTIQEATNQKIGMFPPSISISETPLSSFALNGPASAPSTPMCTDAPESLSVPKDRPRKKSAPETLTLPEPVSSGAPQGSALSPLPVSNHIQTSTPPSSNSDLAEIDEQ, encoded by the exons TACCGGATTGGACAGCTGTACATGATCAGTAAACACAGCCATGAGCAGAGCGATCGAGGGGAAGGGGTGGAGGTCGTCCAGAACATACCATTCGAGGACCCGACACACGGCCAAGGACAGTTCACAGAGAAACGGGTCTACCTCAACAG TAAATTACCCACCTGGGCTcgagcagtggttcccaaaatCTTCTACGTGACAGAGAAAGCGTGGAACTACTACCCTTACACCATAACAG AATATACT TGCTCATTCCTGCCTAAGTTTTCCatccacatagagacaaaataTGAGGACAATAAAGGATGCAATGACAat ATCTTCGACACAGAGCTAAAGGACCAGGAGAGGGAGGTGTGCTTTGTAGACATCGCCTACGATGAGATCCCTGAGCGCTACTATAAAGAGTCTGAG GACTTGCGGTATTTCAAATCAGAGAAGACGTCACGGGGGATCCTTCAGGAGGGCTGGAGAGACACCCACAACCCCATCATGTGCTCGTACAAACTGGTCACTGTCAAGTTTGAGGTGTGGGGTCTGCAGACAAGGGTGGAGCAATTTGTTCACAAG GTGATTCGTGATGTGTTACTGCTGGGACACAGACAAGCATTTGCATGGGTGGATGAATGGATTG ACATGACAATGGATGAAGTGAGAGAGTTTGAGCGGACCATACAGGAGGCCACCAACCAGAAGATCGGGATGTTCCCCCCGTCCATCTCCATCAGTGAGACACCCTTGTCCTCCTTTGCCCTCAATGGCCCTGCCAGCGCCCCCTCCACCCCCATGTGCACTGATGCACCCGAGTCCCTCTCTGTCCCCAAGGACCGTCCCCGAAAAAAGTCTGCTCCGGAAACCCTGACCCTTCCTGAGCCTGTTTCAAGTGGCGCTCCTCAGGGCTCTGCTTTGAGCCCGCTACCCGTGTCAAACCACATCCAGACATCCACACCACCTTCCTCCAACTCTGACCTTGCTGAGATAGATGAACAGTAA